Sequence from the Erythrolamprus reginae isolate rEryReg1 chromosome 2, rEryReg1.hap1, whole genome shotgun sequence genome:
GCAGGAGAGTAGGCAGGGAAGGGAAACGAGTGAGCAAAGACCCTGTACAGCTGGATGGAAGTAAGCACAGAGAACTCTGGCCAACCTGGGTTGGGGCAGGTTGGATGTAACATGTCTGTTGACATATCCACTAGGTGACACTTCTTCTCCTTGGAACATTCTTTCCAGTCCAACTAGTTTGTTTCAATTAGTGTGAATCAACACCATTTTATTGATCATGgtttttctccttccttgttTACACTAGAGAGATTCTAACAAAAATTTGTCTTTGACAAACCCTGGATTTAGGGGACAATATCCTAGCAATAACTCATATGCCTATTCAAAATAAGTGTTTTGTTATGGTCATGTAAAGTTGATATTTGAGGTCTTGCCTGTCTTCTCCCCAGATGTTGAGAAATGCACAAAATGTCCAGAAGATCAGCATCCAAATAAATTACAAACCAAATGCATACCCAAGAAAGTAACCTTCTTGTCTTACAAAGAAGACTTGGGGATAATCCTGGCTTCCTTTAGCCTCATTTTGTCTTTGGTCACAGCCTTCGTTTTAGCAATCTTCATCAAATTCTTAGAAACTCCCATAGTCAaggccaacaaccgggacctctcctacatcctcctggtctctctCCTGTTGTCCTTCTTGACTTCCCTCCTCTTCATTGGTAGTCCAAGAGAAGTCACCTGCCTTCATAGGCAAACATCCTTCAGTGTCATCTTCTCGGTTGCCGTCTCTTCCATCTTAGCGAAAACAATCACAAGGGgggctggctttcctggccacaaagCCTGGGAATGCTGTGAGGAAATGGCTGGGAAAGACTTTAGCCAACTCCATTGTCCTTTCTTGCTCGGGCTTCCAAACTATCATCTGTACCATCTGGCTGGGtgtttctcccccattccctgagTCTGACAAGCAATCCCAGCCAGAGGAGCTTGTTCTGAAGTGTAATGAAGGCTCTGTCATAATGTTTTATGGTTCCCTCTCATACATGGGTTTCTTGGCTGCCATTTGCTTCACGGTGGCATTCCTGGCCAGGAActtgcctggggccttcaatgaagccaagctgatcaccttcagcatgatggtcttctgcagtgtttggGTATCTTTCGTCCCCAACTACCTGAGTACCAAAGGGAAGTACATGGTTgctgtgcaggtcttctccatcttggcatcCAGTGCTGGTCtactgggctgcatcttcatccccaaatgctacattattttGGTACGACCTGACTTGAATACAAAGGAGCAACTAACAGCAAAAACTAAAAATGACttgaaaataaatgcaaaataattCCTATCGTCATAACCCTCTCAGATGCTGCTACATCATAGCTTGATTAGATATTCCAAGGGAATCTGATAGATgtttttgaaacatagaaacatagaagactgacggcagaaaaagacctcatggtccatctagtctgcccttatactgtttcctgtgttttatcttacaatggatatatgtttatcccaggcatgtttaaattcagttactgtggatttaccaaccacttctgttgaaagtttgttccaaggatcgactactctttcagtgaaatcatattttctcatgttgcttttgatcttttccccaactaacttcagattgtgtccccttgttcttgtgttcattttcctattaaaaacacttccctcctgaaccttatttaaccctttaacatgtttaaatgtttcgatcatgtcccccattttccttctgtcctccagactatacaaattgagttcattaagtctttcctgatacgttttatgcttaagaccttccaccattcttgtagcccgtctttggacccgtacaattttgtcaatatctttttgtaggtgaggtctccagaactggacacagtactccaaatgtggtctcaccagggctctatataacgggatcacaatctccctcttcctgcttgttatacctctagctatgcaaccaagcatcctacttgcttttcctactgcccgaccacactgctcacccattttgagactgtcagaaatcactacccctaaatccttctcttctgaagtttttgctaacacagaactgccaatgcaatactcagattgaggattccttttccctaagttcattattttacatttggaaacattaaactgcagtttccatgttTTGGGAACCCTGTGCCTCAAgcattgctgtaaattcatttccCAAGGCTGGTGTTCTTGAAGGCAGGAAGATGACCTCTGGTTCCTGTTAGTGTCCATACTCTCTGAATTCCCACATTCTTTTACACCTCCAGCACTCTTTCTCTCCCAAATGCTCCTACCTCCCTAGTTGTGGCATTAGCTAGCAAGCTTCAGAGACAACGAAGATAAGCAGCTGAGGGTTTTTTTCAAAGAATTATCAAAACTGTAGATATATTCAATATTTTTATGTTATGGAGTTTTAGTTTAgtattaaaaggtgaaatgtgatACTGAATAATGCTCCTGGAAGTTGACATCACACTCTTCATATAGAAGCAGTCAGACTGACTAGAGTTTTCTGGAGTTCCTGATCAAGAATGATGGATTTCCAAAAAGATGGATCCcagttgagtgtgtgtgtgtgtgtgtgtgtgtgtgtgtaaatcaaATGTGTAAGAGAAAAAGAGCAACTGGGAGATGATaccaatgaatcaatgaatagccaactctccagaagataggctcaagagacagaaggatcttgacagttTTGAACATTGagcgttgttgtggttggctctgacccagctcctgccccaaggaatgtggaggtggatgtgggggaaacatccacatgccacaggcctgatttgctcccgatagaatctcccgatgaagtctcctctgacgaaggaagcgtgagtagcagggaagaggggagtttggcagacagcccaggaggagatcaatcatccttatcatccctggattctgaacaagaacgtatgatggacccacgcatgcgtagagtgatgcataggagagaacaactgaaggattattacaggagataagtaggCCatctgtgcttgggtggggctgctgtaatgagtgctacagataaaaagagcagcgcgctggtttagccttgtggaggtttatctgattcatagtttcgtcaagatcgtggttttgctgtttccctgttcaagactgtgtgtggactttctggactttagaattggactcaatttcccagttactgagtgagaaattggattgcatttaacctgtgccttgtgtgtaccagaaaatacctttggcattttaaaagggagttttttctgcttttctgttgataaagacttttggttttccttctatcatgtggtgcgtgtctttttggactaattaccctgtaattacaggcggttgggacacaccagcagaacaggcggtatctaacaaaatgaaattcaatggtaaaaaagtaaggttctacattaaggcaagaaaaacaaaatgtacatgtggtaccttgctcaacagtagtaactgtgagagggaccttggagacctattaacaaccatttaaatatgagccagaagtttgcagcagctgccaaaaaagccaacacagttctaggctgcattaacagaggtatagaatcaagatcatgtgaagtggtgcaccagttgcggccctatctggaccgggagtcactgctcacagtcacccacgccctcatcacctcgagtctCAACTActctaatgctctctacatggggctacctttgaaaagtgttcggaaactccagatcgtgcagaatgcagctgcgagagcaatcatgggctttcccaaatatgcccatgtcacaccaacactctgcagtctgcattggttgccgatcaatttccggtcacaattcaaagtgttggttatgacccataaagcccttcatggcaccgtggTGCCTGGGGCGGCAGCTATGGCCAGCAAGCAACAGCCGCCTgcccaagcttcagctgggtgaCCTACGCGCTCCATtgccgcagaagcaaaaaaaatggcaatTTTTACCCAAATCTCACTGCCACAAGGACATCAATGTGAGATTTCGGTTGCtgcaacttgacatcactcactctcacccagtcacatgattcctctagccatgcctacccagctggtcattgggaGTCAGTAGgtaactgttgtacatactcctggtcagttggaggatgctgAAGAGGTGGATGACTCTGATacatagtgtttatgaattagtggcaggacCAGGGTTACAGGcatcagaacaggtgggaggccagccacaggatgatgCTCTGAgttcagactccagtgaagaagagacagacaatCACTGGTTAAACCCTCACTTCAGAAGAGTTCAAAGGCTCAGGGAGCAAGTGTTagggaaaagatattaaggggaggaacaggttaattactggagtgatgtattcatCACGTCAGGGTGTCAGCATGAGACGTGTGTTGTTTTGGCTCCGGAGTGAGTTAGcttattctttattatttcacAGCTAATCCTGGTGCTTTTGAACTACACTGTATAGAcgtaaatcttaagataagggaggaggcatGGAGGAATGTTTGTGTGCTCAAATTGCTAAAGATAAAAGAGAGAAGTATGTGAATGTCTGTATTACATTTTGGAAtatggaggagaggagaataaaaatggaggttttttgtttctgaaatcctgcattcagtaagcattATTTTCAATGTAACCGAAGttctaccagaatccagaacagtaagtaggtaggtaggtaagtaagtaagtaagtaagtaagtaagtaagtaagtaagtaagtaagtaaatagtaaGGCTAAGCAAGGAGTGACTGGGAAGGGAGGGTGAGGGGTGGGGGCTGTCAGTGatgggttttatgtgctttttaatattagatttgttttagctagaatattgtttttattgttgttgtgagacgccccaagtcttcggagagaggcagcatacaaatctaataaattgaattgaactgaatcacCTGACAAGGAGCCACAGAAGAGGTCGAAAAGAGCTGCATgtggttcatagaaacatagaaacatagaagactgacgggagaaaaagacctcatggtccatctagtctgcccttatactgtttcctgtattttatcttacaatggatatatgtttatcacaggcatgtttaatttcagttactgtggatttaccaaccacgtctgctggaagtttgttccaaggatctactactctttcagtaaaataatattttctcatgttgcctttgatctttcccccaactaacttcagattgtgtccccttgttcttgtgttcactttcctattaaaaacacttcccccctgaaccttatttaaccctttaacatatttaaatgtttcgatcatctccccccttttccttctgtcctccagactatacaaattgagttcattaagtctttcctgatacgttttatacttaagaccttccaccattcttgtagcccgtctttggacccgttcaattttgtcaatatcttttcgtaggcgaggtctccagaactgaacacagtactccaaatgtggtctcaccagcgctctatataaggggatcacaatctccctcttgctgcttgttatacctctagctatgcagccaagcatcctacttgcttttcttactgcccgaccacactgctcacccattttgagactgtcagaaatcactacccctaaatccttttcttctgaagtttttgctaacacagaactgccaacgcaatactcagattgaggattccttttccacaagtgcattattttacatttggaaacattaaactgcagtttccattgctttgaccatttatctagtaaagtttaagtttaagtttaagtttaatcagatttgtatgccgcccctctccgcagactcggggcggctcacagcaataacaatacaatgtaaaacaaatctaatatttaagttaatttaaaaaacaccacaaattaaaaccaatcatacacactagtgtaccatgcataaattttataagcctagggggagggaacatgtcaattcccccatgcctgatgacagaggtgggttttaaggagcttacgaaaggctaggagggtgggggcaactctgatatctggggggagttggttccaaagggtcggggccaccacagagaaggctcttcccctgggtcccgccaaacaacattgtttaattgacaggacccggagaaggccaactctgtggtacctaactggtcgctgggattcgtacggcagaaggcggtcccagagatattctggcccagtgccatgaagggccttataggtaaatcatttaccatattacagacccctccaggaatatcaacccttatggaacactttagagtcatcggcaaataagcaaaccttccctaccagaccttccccagAGCCGCAGGTTGCAGATCCCCGAACTAGAAATTGTTAAAATTCAAATAAAGTTCACAAAACACTAGTAACTCATGTCTGACTTCCAGATCAGCTGTCTTCCAATCTTGCACCTGCTCCCAGAGGCCTAATTATTGTGAAAATCATACTCTTTCTATAAATCTCATGGGATTTTGCCCAACTGTCATCACTGAATGTGAAGAGCCACCTTCTGCAACATTGTCTTGAATCTTGCCTGATGTTGAAAATAAATGTTTCCTCTGGACCCAATGTATTCTGACAGAGATTTAGAGATGACATTGAGATGTAAGATCATGACTTGCCTGTAAAGCTGGGGTTGAACTCTGTCTTTTTGGAGAGAGCACTATTTCCTGAAATGTTGCCAGATTTTGCCATCAGACCAAAGCTGTTTTTCTGGCTGTTGCTTCTATGGCGGCTACCCACCAAAGCCAATGGGAGAAAATGCCCCCTCGACTTCAGAAAGGATCGGGATACAGTGTACAATTATTATCACCCAGGAGATCTCTTTCTTGGTGGGATTGTGTCTATAAGACCAGGTTACAGTCTCCCACCAACTTTCCATAAGCCTTTCTTTAATCAACCAGCTTAGTAAGTAGATCTGTGGTGCTGTTTTTGTACTATTTTTTTTGCATAGAATCAGTTTTCACGGACACCCAATGATCCTCTCCACCATGAACAATCTTCAGGGATGTTTTTTCAtctatttttctgcctcttctgctTTAGGAAAAATAAACTGGagaccatattattattattattattattgttgttgttgttgttgttgttgttattgttattgttattgctattgctattgctattgctatagatgGGATTCCTAAGATGTTAGGGGGCTGATATTCAATCCAAAACCTGAATGCAACAATTGCTTCATCATTAGGTGAATATTATTCCAGATATAGGAAAGAAAagcttttattttccccttattaCTATTACCAATAGTAGTCATTATAGTGAGGATAGAATTAAAACTGATCTCAGTCCAAAATCCTGCTTACATGCAAGATCCTTACATGCAAgacactgtttatattggattgtcatgtaCTGTttaatactgttgttagccgccccgagtctgcggagaggggcggcatacaaatcgaataaaataaaataaaataaaatcaatgatcCTCTCCACCATGAACAATctttagaatattttatttatttatttttctgcctcttttgcttttggaaaaataaacttgagaccgtattattattattattattattattattattattattattagtagtagtagtagtagtagtagcagtagtaaggTCAGAgctatccctgtcttactgtcctattgtcccaacttacctgtacctactttgcttatgtttatgttcatactaTAGCCTGCTATCTTGTGCAtgcttttgacaaataaaataactaaaataaaaataaacctgagaccgttttttaaaagcaatttttattaatttgttttaaaaagcataatcaagaaaatatatacattgacgtatttgcaatatttgcaatacacaaaaaagaaaatagaaaaacatacatacacttctaaacacataaaaaacacctggacaattacaaaattacaaataacataaaaatatcatcatttcctcttgagagaaggagagttacagtcttgttgcatatcaaattattttctggtgaatagaagtcattggcattcactgttgttctttttggttatcaatgtcttctctattattattattgttatttttaaaccgCTTTCCGTacctttttttattaattaatttagttacataaagatttgttttcacaaaaaatcattgtaattgcatcatatttcatctttctgtcaataaatacatGTCTTAAAGCATCGCTATTATCGTAATTCAATTTGAACTTCTATTTttcctcttaaaccaatcataaaatatgttccatgttttataataatcggagtcttctttgttttttaatttttctgcctcttttgcTTTCGGAAAAATAAACTTGAgaccgtattattattattattattattattattattattattattattagtagtagtagtagtagtagtagtagtagttgcaGTAGTAAGGACAGAGCTATCCCTTACTTACTTGTACCTACTTTGTCCTTacttacctgtacctactttgcttaccATAACCTGCTATATTGTGCAtgcttttgacaaataaaataaataaaataaaagtaaacctGAGAccgtttttaattattattattattattactaccaaTAATAGTCATTATAGTGAGGATAGAGTTAAAATAGATTTCCAAAGTTATTTAGTCCAAACATCTGCTTACGTGCAATATCTGCTAAACTGCTGAATGAATATTAAAGGtgagttgttgttttgttgttttctgCAGCAAAGGCTTTCAGATATACTGGtatcttctctcctttctttttgccGTTTCTGAAATCAACCAGAATCCCCAAGTTTTGCCTAATGTGACCATGGGTTATGACATCTATGAGGACTATTATGATGCAAGAATGACCACCGATGCCCTGGCGGATTTGCTCTCCACTGGACAAGCAAATGTTCCAAATTACAGATGTGGAAGAGAGAAGAGGCTGCTGGCTGTGATTGAAGGGGCTGAGTCTGACATTTCCGAGCAGATTTCCACTCTGTCGAGCCTCTACAAAATGCCACAGGTATAAATGGGGATGGGGACAAAAGCTAAGCTTTCGGAAACTTCACACCAAGCCTGAATCTTTCTTGTGCAGAAAAGTGCCATGCCTTTCCTGATAGGTCCACCAGGAACTTGTCTTGGCATTTAGTCCTTGccaggatatttattttatttttatttttattttattttatttattgttagagttggaagggaccatgcgggtcattaagtccaaccccctgcctaagcaggaaccctatagcatcccagccaaatggcagttcaatttcctcttatgtccagagtattggagttcacaacgtccgctggtaggttgttccactggttgatcgttctgactgtcaggaagttcttccttatttccatgttgaatctctccttggtcagcttccagccgttgttcctcgtccggccctctggtgccctggagaataaagtgatcccctcctctctgtgacatcccctcgtatacttatagactgctatcatgtccgctctggccctccttttctctaggctatccatgcccagttccctcagtctctcttcgtaagtcttggtttccaatcccttaatcatcttggttgctcttttttgcaccttctccagagttccaatgtctcttttgaagtgtggtgaccagaactgaatacagtactccaggtgtggtcagaccagggtgtagtagagtggtattaagacttccctagtcttggagtgtattcccctgttgatgcagcttaggattgtgttggcttttttagctgctgctgcacattgttggctcatgtttagttgattgtccaccaagactccaaggtctctttcgcagtgtgtttgtgtatgtgcacGGTAATGATCTTCCATGAAAAGGTCAAACCCTGCAAATTTTGTCctgaaaatatttccatttttattaggTTAGCTATGGTTTTGTGGCTGAAAGTCTGAATGAtaaaacccaattcccattcgtgtACCGAATGGTCCCGAAAGAAGATTACTTATACTGGGGGATTACAAAATTGCTCCAACATTTTGGATGGAATTGGGTCGGTCTCCTTGCACCAGATACTGAGAACGGACAAAGATTTCTTCACTCTTTGAGCCCCATATTAACCAGGAATACAATTTGTGTAGCCTTCTCAGTGAACATCCCAACAGCGCCCTTGGAAATGTCGTTGCCAAAAACTGAGGCACTGTGGAACCAGGCTAATGTGTCCATATACTATGGAGAAAATCGCTATTTCTATGGCTGTTTACATGCATTGCAAATATATGTTGACAGCAAGGTTAAGCCCATCCTGCCCAAAGTTTGGATCACCACAGCAATGTGGGACCTCTTCATGAACTTATCTCCTGAAATCCTGACTCCCAGGCATGTCCAGGGTTTCTTCTCTTTCTTAATTCAGTCCCAAAGAAGACAACAGTATGTTTATGAAACATTTTTCGTCCCTATGCAAGATTTTGGCAGAATAGCATTCAGTTGTTCCTATTCCAGACACCACTTTTCCGTGAAAGGAAGGATGAGGTGCCgggaaaatgaggacctggagATCCCACGGGAAGAGGTGGTAGAAAAAACCCTCTCTATGGATGCCTACGGTATTTACAACCTCGCCTGGGCAGTTGCTCGTGCGTCACACAATGCTTATTTATCCAGGTCCAAGCAGAGAGCAATGAAGGAAAGAGATCACAGACCAGCCCATCAGATATGGCAGGTATTTGGTTTCCTTCAAAAATCCTGAAAATGACCCTTCGGGGATCACAGACATTTTAAATAGTTTATCCACTTCTTTTATGGTAACGTCTGAATTTGAGTTACCATTTTTTTTGAGTATAAGGtacactgtatagagcgctggtgagaccacatttggaatactgtgttcagttctggagacctcacctacaaaaagatattgataaaattgaatgggtccaaagacgggctacaaaaatggtgcaaggtcttaagcataaaacctatcaggaaagacttaatgaactcaatctgtatagtctggaggacagaagggaaagcgggggggggagcaggagggaagtgtttttaataggaaagtgaacacaagaacgaggggtcacaatctgaggttagttgagggaaacatcagaagcaacgtgagaaaatattattttactgaaagagtagtaaatgcttggaacaaacttccaacagaggtggttggtaaatccacggtaactaaatttaaacatgcctgggataaatatatatccattctaagataaaatacaggaaatagtataagggcagattagacagacaatgaggtctttttctgctgtcaatcttatatgtttctatgtttctaaaacacccCTCTTTTGGGAAGGGGGGGAATGGATGAAAAATGccaatattttttgcaaaaaccagGTGTGTTTTTGCCATTCCCTAGcctccaggagctctctgcaggcctcaccaaaccctctgcccactccatttttgcaaaaaacgaaaacaaaaaaaaacaggtTGCACAAAGGGTTTGGCAGGCTTGCAGAGTGCCCCTATGGCAGGAAGGACAaacactttttttcttacttacctctttgaaatcttggtgcatcttatacacatcctattgttctgccgggcttctcagCATGAGacctcaattaagttcaaaggtaggaattcagacacacacagttgtcagtcaataacactgttttttatcaaaagtaaaagaggagccaagcacacttttagtcaggcaaaatgctcaccttcaaaacaatgaa
This genomic interval carries:
- the LOC139159095 gene encoding vomeronasal type-2 receptor 26-like, with product MGFLAAICFTVAFLARNLPGAFNEAKLITFSMMVFCSVWVSFVPNYLSTKGKYMVAVQVFSILASSAGLLGCIFIPKCYIILRFRDDIEIKGFQIYWYLLSFLFAVSEINQNPQVLPNVTMGYDIYEDYYDARMTTDALADLLSTGQANVPNYRCGREKRLLAVIEGAESDISEQISTLSSLYKMPQVSYGFVAESLNDKTQFPFVYRMVPKEDYLYWGITKLLQHFGWNWVGLLAPDTENGQRFLHSLSPILTRNTICVAFSVNIPTAPLEMSLPKTEALWNQANVSIYYGENRYFYGCLHALQIYVDSKVKPILPKVWITTAMWDLFMNLSPEILTPRHVQGFFSFLIQSQRRQQYVYETFFVPMQDFGRIAFSCSYSRHHFSVKGRMRCRENEDLEIPREEVVEKTLSMDAYGIYNLAWAVARASHNAYLSRSKQRAMKERDHRPAHQIWQLHPFLGDSHFYNTCMEGVFLDEKGDLAAKFDTVNWVLFPNKSFGVVKFGRIDRSWGSKDQEFILNQEAINWPQRFNQSLPRSRCTKSCQPGQAKTVLEGKPLCCYGCVLCAEGTISTQEDAEKCTRCPEDQHPNKDQTKCIPKKVTFLSYKEDLGIILASFSLILSLVTAFVLAIFIRFLETPIVKANNRDLSYILLISLLLSFLTSLLFIGRPREVTCLLRQTSFSVIFSVAVSSILAKTITVVLAFLATKPGNAVRKWLGKTLANSIVLSCSGFQTIICTIWLGVSPPFPESDKQSQPEELVLKCNEGSVIMFYGSLSYMGFLAAICFTVAFLARNLPGAFNEAKLITFSMLVFCSVWVSFVPTYLSTKGKYMVAVQVFSILASSAGLLGCIFIPKCYIILVRPDLNTKEQLTAKTKNDLKINAK